From [Clostridium] symbiosum, a single genomic window includes:
- a CDS encoding 2-hydroxyacid dehydrogenase produces MEQENDMIKVVLAGNYPTNTYEAVRKALPEERFEVVRVDTEEAYKTMTDAEIMILRVFKAPREVIERNKNLKMIMRWGAGYDSVDTGAATEHGVLVTNTPGANAAAVAELSVLMMLAVGRKLLCHTESLGRGSWSKNTFINDSVSLNHKLVGIVGGGNIGRQVAKRVQSFGAEVQYFDTFRLSPEMEEEYRMKCVSFDTLLKTSDIISLHIPLTDSNHHMIGGEEIARMKDGAILINAARGGLVDDHALAAAVACGKLKGAGLDCVEQEPLPQGHELLENPNIVVTPHVGGGTADIGETIIPMLVKDIVDFADGKEPEHVVHTVPCGR; encoded by the coding sequence ATGGAACAGGAGAATGATATGATAAAGGTAGTTCTTGCGGGAAACTATCCCACAAATACATATGAGGCGGTCCGTAAGGCCCTCCCGGAGGAACGGTTTGAGGTAGTCCGGGTAGATACGGAGGAAGCCTACAAAACAATGACAGACGCGGAAATTATGATACTGCGCGTTTTTAAAGCTCCGAGAGAGGTCATTGAAAGAAATAAAAATTTAAAAATGATTATGCGCTGGGGAGCCGGCTACGATTCGGTGGACACCGGGGCGGCGACAGAGCATGGAGTGCTCGTCACAAACACGCCGGGAGCAAATGCGGCGGCCGTAGCGGAGCTGAGCGTCCTGATGATGCTGGCCGTGGGCAGAAAATTACTGTGCCATACGGAAAGTCTGGGCAGAGGAAGCTGGAGCAAGAATACATTTATCAATGATTCCGTTTCCCTGAATCATAAGCTGGTGGGGATTGTGGGCGGCGGCAATATCGGCCGCCAGGTGGCGAAAAGGGTACAGAGTTTTGGAGCAGAGGTGCAGTATTTTGATACCTTCCGTCTCTCCCCAGAGATGGAAGAAGAGTACCGGATGAAATGTGTTTCCTTTGATACTCTGCTTAAGACGTCCGATATTATAAGCCTCCATATTCCTCTGACGGACAGTAACCACCACATGATAGGCGGAGAGGAGATTGCCCGGATGAAGGACGGGGCGATCCTGATCAATGCCGCCAGGGGCGGCCTGGTGGACGACCACGCTCTTGCCGCGGCCGTCGCATGCGGGAAACTTAAGGGAGCCGGACTGGACTGCGTAGAGCAGGAACCCCTGCCCCAGGGACATGAACTGCTTGAAAACCCCAATATTGTGGTTACTCCCCATGTGGGCGGAGGCACGGCCGATATAGGGGAAACGATTATTCCGATGCTGGTGAAGGATATTGTTGATTTTGCGGATGGGAAAGAGCCGGAACATGTGGTTCATACCGTACCATGCGGAAGATAG
- a CDS encoding 4-hydroxy-2-oxovalerate aldolase — protein MKIKLMDCTLRDGANVVGKGFSAEITDMVLDGLTACHVPIIEFGNTGGIGAYEVAGFTDALTDQEYLDIAEKYKGRSSELGMFLNANRYREKNVVLAAEKGLSFLRVGADAGDADISLQAIKDIKKNNLKAFYSSMKAYLLNPTELAEEGKKLEAAGLDEITIMDSAGTMLPDEVAVYTEKLADAVSIPVAFHGHNNLGLSAANAMAAYQNGAAILDCGLMGMARSAGNLATEICTAMMQRCGQMEEIDLYGMLDFIEKRLQPAMEPYNYHNPVTPLDLTLGFSGCHSSFIKLFRKVAEEKQVNLYQLIVKVSAIDKKKPSEALIAEIADTLKQDMR, from the coding sequence ATGAAGATTAAATTAATGGACTGTACGCTCAGAGATGGGGCAAATGTGGTGGGAAAAGGGTTTTCAGCAGAAATAACAGACATGGTTCTGGACGGCCTGACGGCCTGTCATGTTCCGATTATCGAATTTGGGAACACCGGAGGAATCGGAGCCTATGAGGTAGCCGGGTTTACGGATGCATTGACGGATCAGGAATATCTGGACATTGCGGAAAAATATAAAGGGCGCTCTTCGGAACTGGGCATGTTTTTAAATGCCAACCGCTACCGTGAAAAGAACGTGGTACTGGCAGCGGAAAAAGGACTTTCTTTTCTGCGGGTCGGAGCGGATGCAGGAGATGCCGATATTTCCCTCCAGGCAATAAAAGATATTAAGAAAAATAATTTAAAAGCGTTCTATTCTTCCATGAAAGCATACCTTTTAAACCCCACAGAGCTAGCGGAAGAGGGCAAAAAGCTGGAGGCGGCAGGTCTGGACGAGATTACGATTATGGATTCCGCCGGTACGATGCTGCCGGATGAGGTGGCCGTTTATACGGAAAAGCTGGCAGACGCCGTATCAATTCCTGTGGCGTTTCACGGCCACAACAATCTGGGACTTTCGGCGGCGAATGCAATGGCGGCTTACCAGAACGGAGCGGCAATATTGGACTGCGGTCTGATGGGAATGGCGAGAAGCGCCGGAAATCTCGCTACGGAGATTTGCACGGCGATGATGCAGCGGTGTGGACAAATGGAAGAAATTGATCTCTATGGAATGCTGGATTTTATTGAAAAGCGCCTGCAGCCTGCCATGGAGCCGTATAATTACCACAATCCTGTAACGCCTCTGGATCTCACCCTCGGATTTTCGGGCTGCCATTCCAGCTTTATAAAGCTGTTCAGGAAAGTGGCGGAGGAAAAACAGGTGAATCTGTACCAGTTGATTGTAAAGGTGTCCGCAATTGATAAAAAGAAACCGTCGGAAGCTCTCATAGCAGAGATTGCCGATACGCTGAAACAGGATATGAGATAA
- a CDS encoding sodium/glutamate symporter translates to MTVRTFCNDMLLLAVFMLLGFFIREYVKPLQKLFLPSSLIGGLVILILGPQILNVVPVPETYAKVPNVLIDIVMASLVFGVNFNRDRIGSYLDYICVPMTAYGMQMCVGTGLGYLLSKIWPGLPKGWGIMGVFSFHGGHGTASAAAATLLFAS, encoded by the coding sequence ATGACTGTTCGGACATTTTGTAACGACATGCTTCTGCTGGCGGTGTTCATGTTACTGGGATTTTTCATCAGGGAGTATGTCAAACCGCTGCAAAAATTATTTTTGCCGTCATCGCTGATTGGAGGGCTGGTGATCCTGATACTGGGGCCGCAGATTCTGAATGTGGTTCCGGTGCCGGAAACTTATGCAAAGGTTCCAAACGTTTTAATCGATATTGTGATGGCGTCTCTGGTGTTTGGTGTAAACTTCAACCGGGATCGTATCGGCTCCTATCTGGATTATATTTGTGTGCCTATGACGGCCTATGGAATGCAGATGTGCGTGGGAACGGGGCTGGGATACCTGCTGTCTAAAATATGGCCCGGATTGCCGAAGGGCTGGGGAATTATGGGAGTGTTTTCCTTTCATGGCGGCCATGGGACGGCAAGCGCTGCCGCCGCAACCTTACTCTTTGCCTCCTGA
- a CDS encoding amidohydrolase family protein: MYDLILRNGRLTDPENGLDGAAEDIGVKDGRIEKIAPSIGEGGLHEIDVSGRAVLPGLIDFHAHFYAGGTLTSLHASSYLATGVTGAVDAGSAGVSNFEAFLESLTERERRNCRMYLNVASEGLSCLGSHNENINPAYFDKSRILKMCDTHREQIIGLKIRISSEIAKQSNTTSFDALRGAVETANACGLPLSAHMPDFQGSLSELIDILRPGDIFCHVFTPQKGILENGSVSGEMIRARKKGIILESACGKGHFGHETARKALELGLLPDLISGDFTRNTFLYEPAFSLPYLMSRFMALGMTLPQVTACCASFPAERMGMKGETGCLKEGARANLSVFERRKGEFMFTDVQGDTVTGSEMLCPFLTVLEGETVYRAPA; this comes from the coding sequence ATGTATGATTTGATTTTGAGAAACGGCCGGCTGACCGATCCGGAAAATGGTCTTGACGGGGCTGCGGAAGATATTGGCGTGAAGGACGGCAGGATTGAAAAGATCGCTCCCTCCATCGGGGAGGGGGGCCTGCATGAGATAGATGTATCGGGAAGGGCGGTGCTGCCGGGACTGATTGACTTCCATGCCCATTTTTACGCGGGAGGAACCCTGACCTCGCTTCACGCCTCGTCCTATCTGGCCACCGGAGTAACCGGAGCCGTGGACGCGGGAAGCGCCGGAGTATCCAATTTTGAAGCGTTTCTGGAAAGCCTCACGGAGCGGGAGCGGAGAAACTGCAGAATGTACTTAAACGTGGCGTCCGAAGGTTTAAGCTGTCTGGGAAGCCATAATGAGAACATTAACCCGGCTTACTTTGACAAAAGCAGGATTTTAAAAATGTGCGATACGCATCGGGAACAAATCATTGGCCTGAAGATACGGATCAGCAGCGAGATTGCAAAACAGAGCAATACAACCAGCTTCGATGCCCTGCGCGGCGCTGTGGAGACGGCAAATGCATGCGGGCTTCCACTTTCAGCCCATATGCCCGATTTCCAGGGCTCACTGTCTGAACTGATCGATATTCTGCGGCCAGGGGACATTTTCTGTCACGTGTTCACACCGCAAAAGGGAATCCTGGAAAATGGCAGTGTGTCCGGTGAAATGATCAGGGCCAGGAAAAAGGGGATCATACTGGAATCGGCATGCGGAAAGGGTCATTTTGGCCATGAAACCGCCAGAAAGGCATTGGAACTGGGACTCCTCCCGGATTTGATTTCAGGGGATTTTACCAGAAATACGTTTCTCTATGAACCGGCCTTTTCCCTCCCTTATCTGATGTCGCGTTTTATGGCGCTTGGGATGACCCTGCCTCAGGTGACGGCCTGCTGCGCATCATTTCCGGCAGAACGGATGGGAATGAAGGGGGAAACCGGCTGCCTTAAGGAAGGCGCAAGGGCGAACCTGTCTGTATTTGAGAGAAGAAAAGGTGAATTCATGTTTACCGATGTCCAGGGAGACACGGTAACCGGTTCGGAAATGCTCTGTCCGTTCCTGACGGTTCTGGAAGGGGAAACGGTATACAGAGCTCCGGCGTAA